Below is a window of Terriglobia bacterium DNA.
GTCGAAGCCATTAACCTTCGTACTACTGTGCTTCGCGGACAGGACGGCACCGTACATGTCTTCCGCAATGGAACTATCAATACCCTTTCGAACATGTCGCACGGCTACTCTTACTACGTTTTCGATATTGGCGTTGCCTACAAAGAAGACACAGATCGGGTCATTGAAGTCGTCAAGGGCATCGCCGATAATCTTATGAAGGAAGAGCCTTTCAATAGCATCATCCTCGCGCCCCTCGAAGTTCTCGGGGTTGACAAGTTTGCCGATTCCGCCGTCATTGTCAAGGCCCGCTTCAAGACGGCGCCCATTCAACAATGGACCGTCGGCAGGGAAATGAACCGCCGCATCAAGAAGAAATTCGACGAAGTCGGCATCGAGATTCCCTTCCCCCACACCAGCATCTACTTCGGCGAGGCAAGCAAGCCTTTTCAATTGCGAATTGAAGGTCCCGAAGGTGAGCAATTGAAGGAAGGGAGCCAGGACGGATCGCGCGATAGCTCCATTCGCGAACCTAGCTCTTAGCTAAAACAGGAACGTCTTCAATCCATCGACAGGCTAAGCTGGTGCCGCACATCGGCGCCGCGGATCCAGAAGATCACGTCTGTCGCGATATTCGCTGCATGATCGGCGATCCGCTCCAGGCTCCGTGAAACCATCAGACCGTTCATCGCCTGCTGCGTATACCTCGGCTGGTCCTGGATCATCTTCAGCAGGTCCGCCTGGGCAGCGCGGTTCATGCGATCGATCTCGTCGTCCATCTCGCGCACCGCATCGGCCAGCCGGGCGTCGCCTTCCAGGAGCGACAGGATAGCCGTACGAATCATCCGCCCAGCCACCTCGCCCATGGCGCTGAAGTCCACCGGCAGCTCCGCCGGCTCAGTCTTCATAATGTCGCGCGTGCGCCGCGAAATGCCCATGGATTGGTCGCCAATGCGTTCAAGATCGCCATTGATCTTGATCACCGCTAGGATGAAGCGCAGGTCGATCGCCATCGGCTGTTCCTTGGCGAGCAGCTCGTACGCCATCTCGTCCAGCTCTCGCTGCGCAGAGTCGATCGCCGTCTCGTTCTGCTTGACGAATTTGCACAAGTCCTTGTCCCGCAGAAGGTAGGCGTCCACTGCGGACTCGACCGCCTGCTGCGCCATAGCAGCCATGGCAAGGAGCTTGTCCTTGAGTTCAGCAAGCTGAATTTGAAAATGAATCCGCGGCACGGCCCGTTTTTCTCCTATCGACCATTGTGCATCAACCAGTGTTAAGAGGAGACAAATTTCCCTCAGAGCATCCTGTTTGACACGTCTTGCCCATGAAAGCGAGCACCCCCGGCCAATCGAAACAA
It encodes the following:
- the phoU gene encoding phosphate signaling complex protein PhoU, producing the protein MPRIHFQIQLAELKDKLLAMAAMAQQAVESAVDAYLLRDKDLCKFVKQNETAIDSAQRELDEMAYELLAKEQPMAIDLRFILAVIKINGDLERIGDQSMGISRRTRDIMKTEPAELPVDFSAMGEVAGRMIRTAILSLLEGDARLADAVREMDDEIDRMNRAAQADLLKMIQDQPRYTQQAMNGLMVSRSLERIADHAANIATDVIFWIRGADVRHQLSLSMD
- a CDS encoding mechanosensitive ion channel family protein encodes the protein MLKYFTLPPLDQIYAAAGHLVRILVILMIAWITGRLIQKWFPRLRTRIVAHMVKQRGGHDIELEKRAATLSAIIRNTLSIIIWILAIIMALKEGGFDIGPILAGAGVVGLAVGFGAQTLVQDVISGMFMLLENQIRVNDVAVLNGTGGLVEAINLRTTVLRGQDGTVHVFRNGTINTLSNMSHGYSYYVFDIGVAYKEDTDRVIEVVKGIADNLMKEEPFNSIILAPLEVLGVDKFADSAVIVKARFKTAPIQQWTVGREMNRRIKKKFDEVGIEIPFPHTSIYFGEASKPFQLRIEGPEGEQLKEGSQDGSRDSSIREPSS